One window of Lemur catta isolate mLemCat1 chromosome 3, mLemCat1.pri, whole genome shotgun sequence genomic DNA carries:
- the LOC123634787 gene encoding peptidyl-prolyl cis-trans isomerase NIMA-interacting 4-like has translation MVSANQWPPELRFEGRGVLTKITLKIQWQVLKILPKGKSGSGKGRKEGADSGSNSSDKKAQGPKGGGNAVKVRHILCEKHSKIMEAMERFKSGMRFNEVAAQYSEDKARQGGDWDWMTGGSIVGPFQEVAFALPVSGMDKPVFTYPPVKTKFGYHIIMVEGRKQII, from the exons ATGGTCTCTGCCAACCAGTGGCCtccagagctgagatttgaaggcAGAGGGGTGTTGACAAAAATTACT TTGAAAATTCAATGGCAAGTTTTGAAGATAttgcccaaaggaaaaagtggttctggaaaagggaggaaagagggagcaGACTCTGGAAGTAACAGTTCTGACAAGAAGGCTCAGGGTCCCAAAGGTGGTGGCAATGCAGTAAAGGTCAGACACATTCTATGTGAAAAACACAGCAAAATCATGGAAGCCATGGAAAGGTTCAAGTCTGGAATGAGATTCAATGAAGTAGCTGCACAATATAGTGAAGATAAAGCCAGACAAGGGGGCGACTGGGATTGGATGACCGGAGGGTCCATTGTGGGACCTTTTCAAGAAGTAGCATTTGCCTTGCCTGTAAGTGGAATGGATAAACCTGTGTTCACATACCCACCAGTTAAGACAAAATTTGGATATCATATTATTATGGTTGAAGGGAGAAAACAAatcatatga